In a genomic window of Aeromicrobium panaciterrae:
- a CDS encoding DUF4192 domain-containing protein codes for MTDAPTIFTAHDIPDLLNALPTLFGFRPSESLVAVATQGPRRRFGFRLRVDIPPAHHTEELAELVAGHLRRQGAEGAILVAVTEEQEIARTLLAAIDSYLQDVELVVAVRADGSHYWVDVPDFPDEGIAYDTSDHHLSIVKAVAAGQQILPDRAALAARFAPVDGERRHEIQKITDAVVAEIGQTPELSRIVENGERLTDMDAVRLAVWVSDQHVRDAFWALISRDNAAEMLAILTRVSNVVVPPFEPAVLSLTAFAAWLSGDGAQALIAVERALEADPSYGMARGVLALLEGGVSPVHWGEF; via the coding sequence ATGACTGACGCGCCGACGATCTTCACCGCCCACGACATCCCTGACCTCCTCAACGCGCTGCCGACGCTGTTCGGCTTCCGGCCGAGCGAATCGCTGGTCGCAGTCGCAACACAGGGACCGAGACGTCGGTTCGGGTTCCGCCTGCGCGTCGACATTCCGCCCGCTCACCACACCGAGGAGCTGGCCGAGCTCGTTGCAGGACACCTGCGCCGCCAGGGCGCAGAGGGCGCGATCCTGGTCGCCGTCACGGAGGAGCAAGAGATCGCACGTACGTTGCTCGCCGCTATTGATTCGTATCTGCAGGACGTTGAACTGGTCGTCGCCGTACGTGCAGACGGATCGCACTACTGGGTCGACGTGCCGGACTTCCCTGACGAGGGGATCGCGTACGACACCTCCGATCACCATCTTTCGATCGTCAAGGCTGTCGCGGCCGGACAACAGATCCTTCCCGACCGCGCGGCGCTGGCAGCTCGCTTCGCGCCGGTGGACGGGGAGCGCAGACACGAGATTCAGAAGATCACAGACGCGGTCGTGGCCGAGATCGGGCAGACACCCGAACTCAGTCGCATCGTCGAGAACGGCGAGCGTCTGACAGACATGGATGCGGTCCGACTGGCGGTGTGGGTTTCCGACCAGCACGTACGCGACGCGTTTTGGGCGTTGATCTCTCGCGACAACGCGGCCGAGATGTTGGCGATCCTGACGCGAGTCTCGAACGTGGTCGTGCCACCGTTCGAGCCGGCGGTGCTCAGCCTGACGGCGTTCGCGGCGTGGTTGTCGGGTGACGGCGCTCAAGCGCTGATTGCGGTCGAGAGGGCCCTCGAGGCCGACCCGTCATATGGCATGGCGCGCGGCGTTCTGGCGTTGCTCGAAGGGGGAGTGTCCCCAGTGCACTGGGGCGAATTCTGA
- a CDS encoding RNA polymerase sigma factor: MNPAAGSRLRAVTKRLSGGTKEQPDTKTATPAKPATPAATSAPAKPAAKKATPAKKAPAKAAPAKKTAATKAAPAAKKAPAKKAAPQSTPKTTAKTETTVTKTASSTAKKTTAPAKKAAPAAKKAAAPAKKAAAKKAAPAKKAEADATDESHIPAAVDLTDALVVDADGKKVLPDIPDEEFEKDLATDPTLKEDEKSSYTISAADESDEPVQQVMVAGATADPVKDYLKQIGKVSLLTAGQEVELAKRIEAGLFAEEKLAKGGRISAKMLEELEWITVDGRRAKNHLLEANLRLVVSLAKRYTGRGMLFLDLIQEGNLGLIRAVEKFDYTKGFKFSTYATWWIRQAITRAMADQARTIRIPVHMVEVINKLARVQRQMLQDLGREPTPEELAIELDMTPEKVVEVQKYGREPISLHTPLGEDGDSEFGDLIEDSEAIVPADAVSFTLLQEQLHAVLDTLSERESGVVSMRFGLTDGQPKTLDEIGKVYGVTRERIRQIESKTMSKLRHPSRSQVLRDYLD; encoded by the coding sequence GTGAATCCCGCAGCTGGGTCCCGCCTCAGAGCGGTCACCAAACGCCTGAGCGGCGGCACCAAGGAACAACCCGATACGAAGACGGCAACACCCGCGAAGCCGGCCACGCCGGCCGCCACGTCTGCACCTGCAAAGCCTGCTGCCAAGAAGGCAACTCCAGCCAAGAAGGCGCCTGCAAAGGCGGCTCCAGCCAAGAAGACAGCGGCCACCAAGGCCGCACCCGCTGCAAAGAAGGCACCAGCCAAGAAGGCAGCACCCCAGTCCACGCCCAAGACCACTGCGAAAACAGAAACGACCGTGACGAAGACCGCATCCAGCACTGCCAAAAAGACCACCGCTCCCGCCAAGAAGGCAGCGCCCGCAGCCAAGAAGGCCGCCGCACCTGCCAAGAAGGCAGCGGCCAAGAAGGCTGCACCCGCCAAGAAGGCCGAGGCTGACGCGACCGATGAGTCGCACATCCCCGCTGCTGTTGATCTGACCGACGCCCTGGTCGTCGACGCGGACGGCAAGAAGGTCCTGCCTGACATTCCGGACGAGGAGTTCGAGAAGGATCTGGCAACGGACCCGACGCTGAAGGAGGACGAGAAGTCGTCCTACACGATCTCGGCTGCCGATGAGTCCGACGAGCCTGTCCAGCAGGTCATGGTCGCCGGCGCCACGGCCGACCCGGTCAAGGACTACCTCAAGCAGATCGGCAAGGTCTCGCTGCTGACCGCCGGCCAAGAGGTCGAGCTTGCCAAGCGCATCGAAGCCGGCCTGTTCGCCGAAGAGAAGCTCGCCAAGGGTGGCCGCATCTCGGCCAAGATGCTCGAAGAGCTTGAGTGGATCACGGTCGACGGTCGTCGCGCCAAGAACCACCTCCTCGAAGCCAACCTTCGTCTCGTCGTCTCGCTGGCCAAGCGCTACACCGGCCGCGGCATGCTGTTCCTGGACCTGATCCAGGAAGGCAACCTCGGCCTCATCCGTGCAGTCGAGAAGTTCGACTACACCAAGGGCTTCAAGTTCTCGACCTACGCGACATGGTGGATTCGCCAGGCGATTACCCGCGCCATGGCCGACCAGGCTCGTACGATCCGTATCCCGGTTCACATGGTCGAAGTCATCAACAAGCTCGCGCGTGTCCAGCGCCAGATGCTGCAGGACCTCGGCCGCGAGCCCACTCCTGAAGAGCTGGCCATCGAGCTGGACATGACGCCCGAGAAGGTCGTTGAGGTCCAGAAGTACGGTCGCGAGCCGATCAGCCTCCACACGCCTCTCGGCGAGGACGGCGACTCGGAGTTCGGCGACCTGATCGAAGACTCCGAAGCGATCGTCCCGGCTGACGCCGTGTCGTTCACGCTTCTGCAGGAGCAGCTGCACGCAGTTCTCGACACGCTTTCGGAGCGCGAGTCCGGCGTTGTCTCGATGCGCTTCGGCCTGACCGACGGTCAGCCCAAGACGCTCGACGAGATCGGCAAGGTCTACGGCGTGACGCGCGAGCGCATCCGTCAGATCGAGTCCAAGACGATGAGCAAGCTGCGTCACCCGTCTCGTTCACAGGTCCTGCGCGACTACCTCGACTGA
- a CDS encoding glutamate--cysteine ligase produces the protein MGQDVEAREFSREDRTLYRAKVRRCLDVFARMLSDRDFSVEHTHVGIEIEFNLVDDGADPALKNVETLEAIADDAFQTELGLFNIEINVPPTLVEGSGLDELESTLRDDLNAAQAKSSEVGAHLVMIGILPTLQDGHLSRDSLSANPRYHLLSDQILAARGEDIEIVIEGVDRLSTTADTIIPEAACTSTQLHLQVEPEDFAPMWNAAQAISGTQVAIGANSPFLLGQQLWHETRIALFEQATDTRSEELKAQGVRPRVFFGERWITSVFDLFEENVRYFPALLPIVDDEDPVEELEAGRIPSLSELRLHNGTIYRWNRPIYDIADGRPHLRIENRLLPAGPTVVDTMANAALFYGLVKMLGTSERPVWSQLSFKTAEDNFHEAARFGIETELYWPLVGQVPARDLVLRHLLPQAHAGLELLGVDQSVRDRLLGIIESRCTTGRNGSTWLIQEFEHQKRSAADRTAAMRATTRAYEELMHAGEPVHSWATRG, from the coding sequence ATGGGACAGGACGTCGAGGCACGGGAGTTCAGCCGCGAGGACCGAACGCTTTATCGCGCCAAGGTCCGGCGCTGTCTCGATGTGTTCGCGCGCATGCTTAGCGATCGTGACTTCTCCGTCGAGCACACCCACGTCGGCATCGAGATCGAGTTCAACCTGGTCGACGACGGCGCGGACCCAGCGCTCAAGAATGTCGAGACGCTCGAGGCGATCGCCGATGACGCCTTCCAGACCGAGCTTGGACTGTTCAACATCGAGATCAACGTCCCGCCGACCTTGGTCGAGGGCAGTGGACTGGACGAACTCGAGTCGACGCTTCGTGATGATCTGAACGCAGCGCAGGCGAAGTCGTCTGAGGTCGGTGCACATCTGGTGATGATCGGTATTCTCCCGACGCTCCAGGACGGACACCTGAGCCGAGACTCGCTGTCGGCCAACCCTCGCTACCACTTGCTGTCTGACCAGATCCTGGCCGCGCGGGGTGAGGACATCGAGATCGTGATCGAGGGTGTCGACCGGTTGAGCACAACAGCGGACACGATCATCCCCGAGGCAGCATGCACCAGCACGCAGCTACACCTGCAGGTTGAGCCCGAGGACTTCGCGCCGATGTGGAACGCTGCGCAAGCCATCTCCGGCACACAGGTGGCAATCGGGGCCAACTCCCCATTCCTGCTGGGTCAGCAGCTCTGGCACGAGACCCGCATCGCGCTGTTCGAGCAGGCGACCGACACGCGTAGCGAAGAACTGAAGGCGCAAGGCGTACGACCGCGAGTGTTCTTCGGCGAACGCTGGATCACTTCGGTATTCGACTTGTTCGAGGAGAACGTCCGCTACTTCCCGGCCCTACTGCCGATCGTTGACGACGAGGATCCGGTCGAAGAGCTGGAAGCCGGCCGAATCCCGAGCTTGTCTGAGCTCCGTCTCCACAACGGCACGATCTATCGCTGGAACCGGCCGATCTATGACATCGCCGACGGCCGCCCGCATCTTCGCATCGAGAACCGTCTCCTGCCGGCAGGACCGACGGTCGTTGACACCATGGCCAACGCAGCCCTGTTCTACGGCCTGGTCAAGATGCTCGGGACCAGTGAGCGCCCCGTGTGGTCCCAACTGTCCTTCAAGACAGCGGAGGACAACTTCCACGAAGCGGCTCGATTCGGGATCGAGACAGAGCTCTATTGGCCCCTGGTCGGCCAGGTCCCGGCGCGTGACCTCGTATTGCGCCACCTGCTGCCCCAGGCACATGCCGGCTTGGAACTACTCGGCGTCGACCAGTCCGTACGCGATCGCCTGCTGGGGATCATCGAGAGCAGGTGCACGACGGGGCGAAATGGCTCCACCTGGTTGATCCAGGAATTTGAGCACCAGAAGCGCAGCGCGGCCGATCGTACGGCGGCGATGCGGGCGACAACGCGGGCCTACGAAGAACTGATGCACGCGGGCGAACCGGTGCACAGCTGGGCGACACGCGGCTGA
- a CDS encoding DNA polymerase IV — MRSTASIMHLDLDAFFASVEQRDKPSLRGKPVIVGGIGPRGVVATASYEARVHGVRSAMRTAEARARCPHAAFLGGRFDAYREASLLVMTRLREASPLVEPLSLDEAFVDLAAGPDFDPDAVEQVVADIRRDIADLTGGLTASVGVASSKLMAKIASEINKPNGVFIVAPGTEADVLGPMQATAIPGVGPATAEKLRRIGIATVEDLRSPSEDELVRLLGQSSGRSLFRLARADDERTVEPDRETKSVSVEDTFEQDISDRAQLEVIVDRMARSVSGRLRKNGLSGRTVTLKLRHHDFETHTRSSTLANPTDNARILGATARALLEAEDVTNGLRLLGVGVSGLADWVQEDLFASEDDDFEEDEAAEAAKAARPTRWYPGMDVHHAEHGDGWVWGSGLGQVTVRFETRHTPPGPVHTFQYDDPALGAGHTGTFAA; from the coding sequence ATGCGGTCCACGGCATCGATCATGCATCTCGATCTCGACGCCTTTTTCGCTTCCGTTGAGCAGCGAGACAAGCCATCGCTGCGCGGCAAACCGGTGATCGTCGGTGGCATTGGACCTCGCGGCGTCGTTGCCACGGCCTCGTACGAGGCGCGGGTGCATGGAGTTCGTTCCGCGATGCGCACGGCCGAGGCGCGCGCCAGGTGCCCGCACGCCGCGTTCCTCGGAGGGCGCTTCGATGCCTATCGGGAGGCGAGCCTCCTGGTCATGACCCGGCTGCGCGAGGCTTCGCCACTCGTCGAGCCGCTCTCACTCGACGAAGCATTCGTCGACTTGGCCGCGGGACCCGACTTCGACCCAGACGCTGTCGAGCAGGTCGTGGCTGACATCCGCCGCGACATTGCCGATCTCACCGGCGGGCTGACAGCCTCTGTCGGCGTCGCCTCGTCCAAGCTGATGGCCAAGATCGCCAGCGAGATCAACAAGCCGAACGGCGTGTTCATCGTCGCTCCAGGAACAGAGGCCGACGTACTCGGCCCCATGCAGGCGACAGCAATCCCGGGTGTCGGGCCTGCGACAGCCGAAAAGCTCCGGCGCATCGGCATTGCCACTGTTGAGGATCTGCGATCTCCCAGCGAGGACGAACTCGTACGCCTGCTCGGCCAATCGTCGGGCCGCTCACTCTTTCGACTGGCCCGTGCAGATGACGAGCGAACCGTTGAGCCCGACCGTGAGACGAAGTCGGTGAGCGTCGAGGACACCTTCGAGCAGGACATCTCTGACCGCGCTCAGCTCGAGGTCATCGTCGACCGGATGGCTCGGTCGGTGTCCGGGAGGCTTCGCAAGAACGGACTGTCGGGCCGCACTGTCACGCTGAAGCTGCGCCACCACGACTTCGAGACCCACACACGGTCGTCGACCCTGGCCAATCCGACTGACAACGCCCGCATTCTTGGCGCGACCGCTCGAGCCCTGCTTGAAGCCGAAGACGTCACCAATGGACTCCGCCTTCTCGGCGTCGGCGTGAGCGGTCTCGCTGACTGGGTCCAGGAAGATCTGTTCGCCTCCGAAGACGACGACTTCGAGGAGGACGAAGCAGCTGAGGCGGCCAAAGCCGCGCGACCGACACGTTGGTATCCCGGCATGGACGTGCACCACGCTGAGCACGGCGACGGGTGGGTCTGGGGCTCCGGTTTGGGTCAGGTCACCGTACGGTTCGAGACGCGCCACACACCGCCCGGTCCGG